In one Silene latifolia isolate original U9 population chromosome 10, ASM4854445v1, whole genome shotgun sequence genomic region, the following are encoded:
- the LOC141606069 gene encoding uncharacterized protein LOC141606069, which produces MPSIRCKYSVQVVEYYLHNLQPLLHYSTKSSNQIPKSPNQSYINYLVDHLGFSNQQVHSIFTKLPYEYGNFSKFSINANAVIHFLKQHGFDDTHIRKAVYSYPKILSANVDQTLKPKFQLFQDHGFSESDLVSVISSSPLIVSRHMDPIIPHLKAILGNTDNLTTFFRKTHLLIGPSTLANLNSNIALLNKEYGVDIKDIRNDLLRFPGIYLKNTESFQNIVVRVEKELGIPRKSGMFRYGIRLLCTSSKKVIESKCQVLKSFGWTEYDVSELMRRSPPTFLLSEENIRKKLGFLMTELGYKPDFLATHAPLLSLSLEERLTPRHRVLLVLKEKGLLDYNFHTAAVKTEKEFLKILIEPFKEDAPGLLELYQSNKGCSNIDTISRRC; this is translated from the coding sequence ATGCCGAGTATCCGTTGCAAATACAGTGTTCAAGTTGTTGAATATTATTTGCATAATCTTCAACCTCttcttcactattcaactaaatCCTCTAATCAAATCCCTAAATCTCCAAATCAATCTTACATCAATTATTTAGTTGATCATCTGGGTTTCTCTAATCAACAAGTTCACTCCATTTTTACCAAGCTTCCTTACGAGTATGGTAACTTTTCCAAATTCTCTATTAATGCTAATGCTGTTATTCATTTCTTAAAACAACATGGTTTTGATGATACCCATATCAGAAAGGCTGTATATTCTTACCCTAAAATCTTATCTGCTAATGTtgatcaaaccctaaaacccaaATTTCAACTTTTCCAAGATCATGGTTTTTCTGAGTCTGATTTAGTTTCCGTTATTTCGTCGAGCCCATTAATTGTATCAAGACATATGGATCCTATTATCCCTCATCTCAAGGCAATTCTGGGCAATACTGACAATCTAACGACTTTTTTCAGAAAAACCCATTTATTAATCGGACCATCTACTTTGGCAAATCTTAATTCAAATATTGCATTGTTGAATAAGGAGTATGGTGTTGATATTAAGGATATTCGGAATGACCTTCTTCGGTTTCCCGGAATTTATTTGAAGAATACCGAGTCTTTCCAAAATATAGTGGTTAGGGTTGAAAAGGAATTAGGGATTCCTCGAAAATCTGGGATGTTTAGATACGGCATACGTTTGTTGTGTACTTCTAGTAAGAAGGTAATAGAATCAAAATGTCAGGTGCTCAAAAGCTTTGGATGGACTGAATATGATGTTTCTGAATTAATGAGGAGAAGTCCTCCTACTTTTCTACTATCTGAAGAAAATATTAGGAAAAAGTTGGGTTTTTTGATGACTGAGCTGGGTTACAAGCCCGATTTCTTAGCTACACATGCTCCTTTGTTGTCTTTAAGCCTCGAGGAGCGACTGACGCCTAGGCATCGGGTGTTATTGGTTTTGAAGGAGAAGGGTTTGTTAGATTACAACTTCCATACTGCCGCCGTTAAAACTGAGAAGGAATTCTTAAAGATACTTATTGAACCTTTTAAGGAGGATGCACCAGGCCTTCTTGAACTTTATCAAAGTAACAAAGGTTGTTCCAACATTGACACCATTTCGAGGCGATGCTAA
- the LOC141606068 gene encoding monogalactosyldiacylglycerol synthase 2, chloroplastic-like: MVMSTIGPKRSSLSSVFSRVGSYYYPSNNNKRCSSFPPSSLTSSSSLVYDDIMVDDDDDDTMEMVQLGAERTKNVLILMSDTGGGHRASAEAIRDAFILEFGDEYNIIIKDVWKEYTGWPLNDMEGQYKFMVKHVQLWKVAFHSTSPKWIHSMYLAAIAAFYAKEVEAGLMEYKPDIIISVHPLMQHIPLWVLKWQGLQKKVIFVTVITDLNSCHRTWFHPGVNRCYVPSGEVAKRASLDGLEESQIQVFGLPVRPSFARAVLSKDDLRVELEMDPVLPAVLLMGGGEGMGPVKKTALALGESLFDKELGKPIGQLIIICGRNKSLASTLESMEWKIPVKVRGFEKQMEKWMGTCDCIITKAGPGTIAEALIRGLPIILNDYIPGQEKGNVPYVVDNGAGVFTRSPKETAKIVSEWFSTKQDERKRLSENALKLAKPEAVFEIVRDLHELAAQRGPLANLPYMLTSSFTSLI, translated from the exons ATGGTAATGTCAACAATTGGTCCAAAAAGGTCATCATTAAGCTCTGTTTTTTCAAGAGTTGGAAGTTACTATTATccttcaaataataataaaagatgtTCATCATTTCCACCATCATCtttaacatcatcatcatcattggtttatgatgatataatggttgatgatgatgatgatgataccaTGGAGATGGTACAACTTGGTGCTGAAAGAACTAAGAATGTGTTAATTTTAATGAGTGATACTGGTGGTGGTCATAGAGCTTCTGCTGAAGCCATTCGAGATGCTTTCATTCTGGAATTTGGTGATGAATATAAT ATAATCATAAAGGATGTATGGAAAGAGTACACAGGCTGGCCATTGAATGATATGGAAGGACAGTACAAATTCATGGTGAAACATGTTCAGCTTTGGAAAGTTGCATTTCACAGTACTTCCCCGAAATGGATTCACTCCATGTATCTCGCTGCTATTGCCGCCTTCTATGCAAA GGAAGTCGAGGCTGGTTTAATGGAATACAAGCCGGACATAATCATTAGCGTTCATCCGCTTATGCAACATATTCCTTTGTGGGTACTAAAGTGGCAAGGACTTCAGAAGAAAGTAATTTTTGTGACGGTTATCACTGACCTCAACTCCTGCCATCGAACATG GTTCCATCCTGGTGTCAATAGATGCTATGTTCCTTCCGGCGAGGTTGCAAAGAGAGCGTCCTTAGACGGCTTAGAAGAGTCTCAAATCCAAGTTTTTGGTTTGCCAGTTCGACCCTCTTTTGCCCGTGCAGTTCTCTCAAAG GATGACTTGAGAGTAGAGCTCGAGATGGATCCAGTTTTACCGGCAGTTTTGCTAATGGGCGGTGGTGAAGGGATGGGTCCCGTAAAGAAGACTGCCTTGGCTCTTGGTGAATCATTATTCGATAAGGAGCTGGGGAAACCCATTGGCCAATTAATCATCATTTGTGGTCGTAATAAGTCATTAGCTTCTACTCTCGAATCCATGGAGTGGAAAATCCCAGTGAAG GTCCGAGGATTTGAGAAACAGATGGAAAAATGGATGGGAACTTGTGATTGCATTATTACAAAG GCAGGACCAGGCACAATAGCAGAAGCGTTGATCAGGGGGCTTCCAATCATCCTCAATGACTACATTCCTGGACAA GAGAAAGGCAATGTACCCTATGTGGTCGATAATGGAGCAGGAGTCTTTACTCGAAGCCCTAAGGAGACTGCCAAGATAGTCTCGGAATGGTTTAGCACCAAACAAGACGAGCGCAAAAGACTGTCGGAAAATGCACTTAAATTGGCAAAACCCGAGGCAGTTTTTGAGATTGTAAGGGATCTCCATGAACTAGCAGCTCAACGAGGGCCGCTAGCTAACTTACCTTACATGCTCACATCTTCATTCACTAGTCTAATTTAA